A DNA window from Geitlerinema sp. PCC 9228 contains the following coding sequences:
- a CDS encoding sodium:calcium antiporter, which yields MDIGQLFLYLLLVAISTGVVWKGSFILEDSADRLSAFYQLPPIVQGAIIAAVGSSFPELSSTVLATLLHGKFELGIAAIVGSAIFNILVIPGIAGLVSGDLKVDRFLVYKDAQFYITSVTVLLLAFAFAVIYNPVEGVPLQGNLNRPLALIPITLYGLYLFLQQQDTKEAKKESLPPEVEIRVIWEWLRLLFSLGLIVVSVEGLVTAAIGLGEILKTPSFLWGLTTIAIATSLPDTFVSVKAAREGRSTIGLANVLGSNIFDLLVAIPVGVLIAGASTVNFAVAAPMMAVLTLATIILFAMLRTKFFLSPVECWILLGLYVVFIVWMVLETVGITNVVNF from the coding sequence ATGGATATTGGGCAGCTATTTTTATATCTTCTGCTAGTAGCGATTTCCACAGGGGTAGTCTGGAAGGGGAGCTTTATCTTGGAAGACTCTGCCGATCGCTTGTCGGCTTTTTACCAGCTACCGCCCATCGTGCAAGGTGCAATTATTGCTGCTGTGGGGTCTAGTTTTCCGGAACTATCCAGTACTGTCCTCGCTACGCTTTTGCACGGTAAGTTTGAGTTAGGAATTGCTGCCATTGTTGGTTCGGCGATTTTTAATATCTTAGTGATTCCGGGGATTGCTGGTTTGGTGAGCGGCGATTTAAAAGTCGATCGCTTTTTGGTTTATAAAGATGCCCAATTTTACATCACCAGCGTAACAGTTTTGCTGCTGGCTTTTGCATTTGCCGTCATTTACAATCCTGTAGAAGGTGTTCCGTTGCAGGGAAACCTCAATCGCCCCTTGGCTTTGATACCGATAACTTTGTACGGATTGTACCTGTTTTTGCAACAACAGGATACCAAAGAAGCCAAAAAAGAATCGTTGCCGCCGGAGGTTGAAATTCGCGTAATTTGGGAATGGTTGCGTTTGCTGTTTAGTTTGGGGTTGATTGTGGTGAGCGTGGAAGGGTTGGTCACAGCGGCTATTGGCTTGGGAGAAATTTTAAAAACCCCTAGCTTTTTGTGGGGATTAACCACCATCGCGATCGCTACAAGTTTACCCGATACGTTTGTGAGTGTCAAAGCTGCCCGGGAGGGCAGAAGCACGATCGGTTTGGCAAATGTGTTGGGCAGCAATATTTTCGATTTGTTGGTCGCCATTCCCGTTGGGGTTTTGATTGCTGGGGCTTCTACGGTGAATTTTGCGGTGGCTGCCCCGATGATGGCGGTTCTCACCCTGGCGACCATTATCTTATTTGCTATGTTGCGGACGAAGTTTTTTCTCTCGCCAGTGGAGTGCTGGATTTTGCTAGGATTGTACGTAGTATTTATTGTTTGGATGGTGTTAGAAACGGTCGGCATTACCAATGTTGTAAATTTCTAA
- the stpA gene encoding glucosylglycerol 3-phosphatase, which produces MTASHSVPLHQDSLSLRHAEFVNLLANTENLLLIQDLDGVCMELVRDPLQRTIDCDYVKATTAFDNHFFVLTNGEHVGKRGVNGIVEKAFGYASEVKQQGWYLPGLAAGGIQWQDRFGHLSHPGVSDAEWQFLQTIPQTMATRLRQFLQKHQEILSAAEIEQCVDACVLDHVASPTANLNTAFDRLHAHPEIYAALQQDMQQLMVELLQEASRWGLGDSFFVHYAPNLGKDAQGNEILQPATDSDSGTTDFQFMLRGAMKEAGVLVILNYYYFLHTGHYPLGKDFNARTAPKSHAELLQAVTEHFDPKLMPVMVGVGDTVTSQLTWENDRWVVRRGGSDRNFLQLVQDIGKQGQTGNVVVYVDSSGGEVKNRKPLRLEPDTQQTWYVVEGPGDRRDTNDPLQLNIVFPGGHQQYALSFRQAAQKRRLSL; this is translated from the coding sequence ATGACTGCCTCCCATTCCGTACCCCTACACCAAGATTCCCTTTCCCTCAGACATGCAGAATTTGTAAACCTCCTTGCCAATACAGAAAATTTGCTCCTCATTCAAGATTTGGATGGGGTTTGTATGGAGTTGGTTCGCGATCCCTTGCAAAGAACCATCGACTGCGACTACGTCAAAGCCACCACCGCCTTCGACAACCATTTTTTTGTACTCACCAACGGCGAACATGTGGGTAAGCGAGGCGTTAACGGCATCGTAGAAAAAGCCTTTGGCTATGCCAGCGAAGTGAAACAACAAGGGTGGTACCTACCGGGATTGGCAGCAGGCGGCATACAATGGCAGGATCGTTTTGGCCATCTTTCCCATCCTGGGGTCAGCGATGCGGAATGGCAGTTTTTACAAACCATTCCCCAAACCATGGCGACCCGCTTGCGGCAGTTTTTGCAGAAACACCAGGAAATTTTATCGGCAGCAGAAATCGAACAATGCGTGGATGCTTGCGTGTTGGATCATGTGGCTTCGCCAACAGCCAATCTCAATACCGCTTTCGATCGGTTGCATGCCCATCCCGAAATTTACGCGGCATTGCAACAAGATATGCAACAATTGATGGTAGAGCTATTGCAAGAGGCCTCCCGCTGGGGTTTGGGGGATTCGTTTTTCGTACATTATGCCCCCAATTTGGGGAAAGATGCCCAAGGTAATGAGATTTTGCAGCCAGCTACCGATAGCGATTCGGGAACCACGGATTTTCAGTTTATGCTGCGTGGTGCCATGAAAGAGGCGGGGGTGTTGGTGATTTTAAACTACTACTATTTTTTGCATACCGGTCACTATCCCCTAGGGAAAGATTTTAACGCCCGCACGGCACCGAAAAGTCATGCAGAACTTTTGCAAGCGGTAACGGAACATTTCGATCCAAAACTTATGCCGGTGATGGTGGGAGTTGGCGATACGGTTACCAGCCAGCTTACTTGGGAAAACGACCGCTGGGTGGTGCGTCGCGGTGGCAGCGATCGCAATTTTTTGCAATTGGTGCAAGATATTGGCAAGCAAGGTCAAACTGGGAATGTTGTGGTTTATGTAGACAGCAGCGGCGGTGAAGTGAAAAATCGCAAACCTTTGCGGTTAGAACCAGATACCCAGCAAACTTGGTATGTGGTGGAAGGTCCGGGCGATCGCCGCGATACGAACGATCCTTTACAACTTAACATTGTTTTCCCTGGCGGTCACCAACAATACGCGCTATCTTTTCGGCAAGCAGCCCAAAAACGCCGGTTGAGTTTATGA